GCCTTCCCGCTACCAAACTTAGTCTAGAGCCGGCTGAACAATTTCTTGATGACTTGGGTTTGGTCGAACCTTACAGAATGCTGTTGAAGAATCTAGAGTTTCGCAATGTTGACGATTTGCGAGTGATAGTTGTCAGCAGTCCCCTCTCTGGTGAAGGGAAATCAGTTATTGTCTCTCATCTAGCAGCCGTCTGTGCCATGTTATCTCGACGGACATTAATTATAGATGCAGATTTGCGTAAGCCTTCACAACATACGCTGTTTAATTTACCTCCCAGACCAGGAATTACAGATGTCATTGATGGAAAAAGACCGTTATTGAATGCGGTGCAGTCAACAGCCGTGGATAATCTGTCGGTGTTGACTTGTGGGGAATTACGGGGAAGACCCTCGCAAATACTAGAATCCCCAGCAATGAAGGCTTTAGTAGCTCAAGCGGCAGAGTATTATGATCTGGTGATAATCGATACTCCTCCTTTAAGTGCCTGTGCTGATGCAGCCACCTTAAGTCAAATGAGTGATGGAGTTATCTTAGCCACAAGACCGGGCTTTACACTCAAGGAAGTATTACAAAGAGCAGTATCAGAACTCAACCAAAACCGCATCCCAGTTTTGGGTGTAGTTGTCAATGGTATGACAAACGGCACAGAAAAATACTACCGTTATCCATCCCAGGAATATCCCTCACTCTTATCTAGACCTTTGCAACGTTTAAAATCTCTGGGTAGTAGCGCCAGAAATCCATCTAACGATTCTAGGTCTAACTGAATATGTGGAATTACCAACGCTCAATCAAGTTGTCTGAGTTAGCCATCTGGCTAGTGGTGCTACTTATCGGTGTATTTGCTGGTTTTTCTGCTAGTGCTAGCCCGGTTCTGCCGGGTTTAGCAGTAGTTTCTTTGATAGTACTGGCTTTGTTTTTTAGAAATCTAGAGCAAGCCGTATTAAGTGCTTTGATTATTCGCAGCACTATAGATAGTATTACTTCTCCGCCTCTTCCCTCTGCTTTTGCGATCGGCATTGATATACTGACTTTGCTTTATATACTTGTACTTTTATTTCAAAAACGTACTGTACATACTGACTGGTTTTGGTGGTTCTTTGCTGGTTGGGTGGCTTTTCAAGGAATGTGGGTAATTCTTTTACCCTTGGGCGGACTAGGGTTAGATGCTTCTAATTTGGCAAATAGTGCTAGGGAGTGGGTGCGCTTGTTTTCCTGGCTGATGATTTATTTACTCATCATGCAGCTAAAAGAGCGCATTCACCCAGAAACACTGATAACTTTGTTGTTTTTGTCTTTAGCAATACCCTTAATAGTTGCTTTTTTACAAATGTACTTGCCTGGCGTGTTGCCATACTACTTTTCACCTTCTGCGGGTGAGGGTCTTGAAGAGTCCCGAATTAGAGGCACTATTGGTCATCCTAATGGGTTTGCTACTTTTTTGTTTTTATTTATTGGCTTGACTACTTGGAAGATAACTTATGTCAAGCAACGTTGGCCGTGGTTATTGTTGCTGGTGGTTCTGAGTTTTTTCTATGTAGGAACAAAGGCACTATTTAGCTTAATGATGTTAGGTGTCTTTTTAATCATTTTGATTGCTCCTAGATTAAGCTTTTTAAATCTCATCGGTGCAATTTTATTATTTACTTTAGTAATATTTTTATTTGGTAGTACACCCTTTGGACAAGAACGTTTAAACTCAATATCACAAACACCTCTTTTGAATCCAAATATAGATATATGGCGGGCGATTCTGCTTTCTTATAGCGACAGTAACAGCTTTAACTGGCGAATTGCTCAGTGGTATGAGTTAATTACAGCTTGGCAACAATATCCAATTCTTGGTTACGGTTTAGGAGCAACAAAAAGTATTACTAGTAATGGTTTAGATGCTCATAATGATTATGTTCGCGCGTTAGTAGAAGGTGGCATTATTGGCTTTTGTAGTTTTCTTACTTTCTTTGGTGTGCAGATAGCAAGAATTTTCCAGTTAATCAGGCGATCGCGTTTAAATAAAGCACGTAATCGTCTATGTTTTACTTTGTTAGCGGTGATTATATCGATTCCTGTAGGCATGATTACGGAAAATATTTGGAGCCATACTATGCTCTTTTTTTATTGGTTTAGTTTGCTGGCGATCGCGGGTTGGGATTGGCAACCAAAACCGGACTCAGATCAGGCGATATCCCCATAACAATTACTAAATTTTTATGATCAAGAATAAGCTTTTAGAAGATAAGGAGATTGCGCTTTGACTAGTGACACTATTTGGAAAAACAACCTCTCCAAATATTTGTATTTTATTAGAGGTGTTGCCATAATTCTTGTAGTGATTGGACATATCATCGGCTACAACATTAGCTATGGTATGCGTCAAGTCTATAACTCAGATTTATCTGTATTGGGTTGGATATGTGATTTAATCAATACATTCCACATGCCTACATTTTTTGTAGTATCTGGAATTGCTTTTGCTGCTTTTAGTAAAAAAGATATTAGTTATAAGAAATTCTTTACATCCAAGTTTCACAAGTTATTCATTCCCCTTATTGTTTGGTGTCCTCCTTATTTTATTTTTCAATCATTAACAAGATCAAAACCATTCTCATTTGCAGATATTATTAATTCTGTGATTTATCCTTACGAAATATTTTGGTTTCTACACGTCCTCATATTTTCAACTTTATTTGCTTTTTTATATTTTAAAAATTTCAAATCAATTAAATTATATTTATTTATATCCATTAGCTTATTTGTTATTAGCATCTTACTAAAAGCAAATGGGGTTCAAGATTATTTCTTTTGGAACTTATTCTATGCCTTTG
Above is a genomic segment from Nostoc sp. MS1 containing:
- a CDS encoding O-antigen ligase family protein, which encodes MWNYQRSIKLSELAIWLVVLLIGVFAGFSASASPVLPGLAVVSLIVLALFFRNLEQAVLSALIIRSTIDSITSPPLPSAFAIGIDILTLLYILVLLFQKRTVHTDWFWWFFAGWVAFQGMWVILLPLGGLGLDASNLANSAREWVRLFSWLMIYLLIMQLKERIHPETLITLLFLSLAIPLIVAFLQMYLPGVLPYYFSPSAGEGLEESRIRGTIGHPNGFATFLFLFIGLTTWKITYVKQRWPWLLLLVVLSFFYVGTKALFSLMMLGVFLIILIAPRLSFLNLIGAILLFTLVIFLFGSTPFGQERLNSISQTPLLNPNIDIWRAILLSYSDSNSFNWRIAQWYELITAWQQYPILGYGLGATKSITSNGLDAHNDYVRALVEGGIIGFCSFLTFFGVQIARIFQLIRRSRLNKARNRLCFTLLAVIISIPVGMITENIWSHTMLFFYWFSLLAIAGWDWQPKPDSDQAISP
- a CDS encoding acyltransferase family protein yields the protein MTSDTIWKNNLSKYLYFIRGVAIILVVIGHIIGYNISYGMRQVYNSDLSVLGWICDLINTFHMPTFFVVSGIAFAAFSKKDISYKKFFTSKFHKLFIPLIVWCPPYFIFQSLTRSKPFSFADIINSVIYPYEIFWFLHVLIFSTLFAFLYFKNFKSIKLYLFISISLFVISILLKANGVQDYFFWNLFYAFGVFITKYLLQIETLVLTRNNILTQAILPCLCVAIIVTCEDLLPKDADVDYLRLITSEKIPFWLTVQV